The DNA sequence TCGAGGCGGTTGATCCAGTTTTCAATCTTCTCCTCGGTCAGGGGGAGTCCTCTCTCAAGCATTTGGTTCTTCCACTTCGCGTTCAGGAAGGCGTCCCTTACAACCAGTCTTGTTGGTCCATATAGCCACCCTTCCTCTGTTGTCCCAAAGATCCGGCATACAGGGCACGACTTCTCTTTGCATATGTGAACCTTTCCGTCAGGCCTCACTCTCTGCTCGAGCCATTCCGTGAGAGACCGCATCTTGCCTTTTAGGGAGGACCCCGGGATGTATGGATCTCCCTCTAGATGTTTGATAACCGGGAGATCTATACCGCCAATTTCGATGTCGTCCTTGCTGCCCCCGATATGGAGTCCCGTTCTCAGTTTGATCTGACCCTTTACAGTTATAATATCCAATAGTTGCATGTCTGGCCCTCCGCCTAGTCTTTCTTTGGTGAGTAGTAGTAGAAATAGCCGTACACAGCCTCGAAGAACTTGCAAAATACTTCAAAGTCCCTAAGATTTTTGATGGAGGCTACGCTCTTCTCAATAAAGCCCTTGAACTCATCGGTAAGGGCATCCCGGCCGCGAGCATACGTAACCTTAGCCTTCAGCATCATGATCTCCGGCAGTTTTCTCCTAAAGGCAGATTCCCTTTCCTCTGGCTGGAACTGGTTAAGATATCGTTGGATTCCCTTTACTTCATCGAAAAACCGTCGTACCTGCGTAGGGGTAATTTCCACGGTGCCCCTGCCTCCTTTCCTCTTTTCACTCTTTCTTTGCACCAGAGCACGACCCTGTCTTTCTGCGACCACGGAAAACAAGTCTTGCCTTATGCTTCCATCCGGGTCGTAGAAATTCATCGTTTCTGGTATGGCGGGTTCTCTATCGTTCCGTTCCATTGTGTAACCTCCTTTCTCAATTCCTGTTTAGGTATAAGGCCCATTGAATGCCCAACTGCAACGGTTGATCTCCCTCAATATAATCTCTGTAGAGCCGGATCAGTGTATTTTGAACCTCTTTTGGCATTTTCTGTTTGTCCAGTCTTCCCAACTTGTATCGAAACAGAGACGCATAAGCCCCGCACTGCATGCTCTGCCCTTCCATGAATCGCCCCTTCATGTCCTTTATGATCATGAGTTCATACACAAAGCGACGGCTTACTTTAGAAGAGGGATCGTTCATCAGACGATCTAGTTCGTCCTTGACTTTTATGATCCCGGGGAATTGAGACCATGGAATGACCTCGCCCCATAGGTGAAGGCTATTTTTGTCTTGTGTTTCTCCTTTTGCCTTGTCAAGGCCTTTTTCTGCCACACGGGACATGTAGTTGACCGGATACCTACTCTTCATGAGATTGAGGCTGCCCGAAAGTGTAATATCAGGATTTGAGCAAGTATAGCGGCGAAAGTCACTGTAGATCCTATTTGACAGCAGCAGGGTCTTATCCCACGGTCCGACGATAAACAAATCGTCGCCACCTGCAAATATTGTGTATGTATCAGAATATTCTTCTGCTGTCCGGAAAAAATCTGGGAGGTAGAATGAAAAAAAACGGTCGATCATTCTGCTGAAAGTGGCATACCGACCTAATGTCAGCCGGTTGTCACCTTTGCGAAAGAGATCGCGTAGGCCATATCCGAAAAGAAATCCAAGGTTGTCTACGTCCGCCTTGAAAATACAAAGGTAAGGCCGACCTTGAAAGCCGCTGTCACTTGGCTTTCGCCTTAGGGACGAAAGTGCGATGTGATGAAATGTTTTTATACCTCGCCTTTCAATGCCCGTCCTTGCATCCTCGATGAGCTGTTCAGTGTTGTGGCGAGGATCAGTGTAGAGGTCATTGTGGGGGTCCTTTTCACAGAAAAGGGGCACGTAGTTCGCGACCATCCAATAAGGCAAGGAACTCCTTTTCTCAGACTGTAGCACCCATGCTGCCTCCAACCCGTCTGCACATGGAACGCTATCTGAGAATCTAAACCAACCGCCACATACGTGGATACCGTCGTCCTCTTTGTGATCAGAGTCGGGCTTCTCTGACCGGCACCTTGGCCTGTTTCTTCCCGCAGGCCCGGCAGATCCCCTTGTCGGGCTCGTATTCTTTCCAAAAAGCGTCAAATCGGTGATTCTCCGGGTTTCCTATCATGGAAGACATCTTGCGAAGCTTGGCCCTCTGGGCAGACTGAGTCAGCGCTTCCAGGCATGCAGGAAAGCAATCCAATTCGAGTTCCTTCCCCGAGACCGGAATCCATGAGAGGTTGATGGTCAGTTCGCCAAAGTAGTTCGACCATAGAAAACGGTCGATTTCATGCTGGATTGTTTCGATCTTTCTCTCCGCGGCTTCCAGGAGGGGCGCAACTATCACAGCCCGCCCTCCGGCACTAATGACTCTGCTCGGCGAGAAGAGGCCGAATTCCTTGAAAACACACCGAGCAGCCCCCTCCATGAGCAACGCAAGGTAGAAGGATCTTGCTCTCAAGATGCGAGCTGCCCCTCTGGTGGAATCGACCGCAATATCAAAAATGAATCTCTGTATCCCGCTGACATCCAGGTTCACAAAGATAAACTTTTTCTTCTCGCGGTCCCGAATGGCTTCCTCAGTCATGCTATCCGTACTTTTATGATACAGATACAACGCCAGGGCAATAGCCGAAGTCGTGACGGAATGGTCGTACAAGGAAATGTCAGTCCATGTCTGTCGGCCTAAACTGTATGTGGCAGAAGGGATTGCCCAAGTAAATCTTTCCAAAAGG is a window from the Deltaproteobacteria bacterium genome containing:
- the csm3 gene encoding type III-A CRISPR-associated RAMP protein Csm3 encodes the protein MQLLDIITVKGQIKLRTGLHIGGSKDDIEIGGIDLPVIKHLEGDPYIPGSSLKGKMRSLTEWLEQRVRPDGKVHICKEKSCPVCRIFGTTEEGWLYGPTRLVVRDAFLNAKWKNQMLERGLPLTEEKIENWINRLEGKAGRGGLRRTERVPAGTLFDFEMNYKVMDIEGDRTTDQDNFQKVLVAMRLVEMDALGGAGSRGYGRIEFQNLTKIEAGEESALFLPTPDQIFGRAA
- the csm2 gene encoding type III-A CRISPR-associated protein Csm2; the encoded protein is MERNDREPAIPETMNFYDPDGSIRQDLFSVVAERQGRALVQRKSEKRKGGRGTVEITPTQVRRFFDEVKGIQRYLNQFQPEERESAFRRKLPEIMMLKAKVTYARGRDALTDEFKGFIEKSVASIKNLRDFEVFCKFFEAVYGYFYYYSPKKD
- the cas10 gene encoding type III-A CRISPR-associated protein Cas10/Csm1 — translated: MEQEQSEAVALGALLHDIGKFMQRAGLPLSQQSKNMENTICPVFRGRYSHRHVLWTNEFFDNYFPKDRIDRSQDNVANLASYHHRPSTPLQTIIQEADRLSAGMDRKTYTKVAEEEISKRGHIVERLAPVFEEICLAKNIFEGFHFRYPLKPLSPPYMFPEKTEDVVDLQQTKSVFEYSQLWEAFRDECRSLSKLKPLTLFPDSLLFLLERFTWAIPSATYSLGRQTWTDISLYDHSVTTSAIALALYLYHKSTDSMTEEAIRDREKKKFIFVNLDVSGIQRFIFDIAVDSTRGAARILRARSFYLALLMEGAARCVFKEFGLFSPSRVISAGGRAVIVAPLLEAAERKIETIQHEIDRFLWSNYFGELTINLSWIPVSGKELELDCFPACLEALTQSAQRAKLRKMSSMIGNPENHRFDAFWKEYEPDKGICRACGKKQAKVPVREARL